One genomic segment of Coffea arabica cultivar ET-39 chromosome 6e, Coffea Arabica ET-39 HiFi, whole genome shotgun sequence includes these proteins:
- the LOC113691447 gene encoding probable glycosyltransferase At3g07620, with protein sequence MYERKSFRLLLSFDCSIPLSLISNLWGKKLRPTNPVREFLMASSVFLYAIICFNRTNLHSPKAIFCIPTLLALFTTTCILFYICSTSNYLLVFPSQSHVRVKQSSATGMLSISSSTSRNQRQTKLSAPGAFSNSTGVTGLVNLSVVGLPTPFEYQKISHFAVDDALENTRLGKSEMISSGNYVNNEVFHDRDFFVGNYRQMNRSLKIYVYSYRSDDPFANILLPVNFEPGGNYASESYFKKVLMISHFITKDPSKADLFFLPFSIARLRHDPRVGIRGIQDFIRNYISNISHEYPYWNRSGGADHFYVACHSVGRSAMEKTIKVKLNAIQVVCSSSYYVSAYVPHKDASLPQIWPRQGDNPDIASYERRTLVFFSGSLNSPVRENLLRVWGNDTEISVHTGHLEKPYTEELLSSKFCLHVKGFEVNTARISDALYYGCVPVIIANHYDLPFADVLNWKSFSVVVATLDIPKLKKILQGISTDEYLVLKNNVINVRKHFQWHLPPFDYDAFYMVMHELWLRRSSLRVSGDF encoded by the exons ATGTACGAAAGAAAGAGCTTTCGATTGCTACTCAGTTTTGACTGTAGCATCCCTCTTTCTCTCATTTCGAACCTTTGGGGGAAGAAATTAAGACCAACTAACCCTGTCCGCGAATTCCTTATGGCTTCTTCCGTTTTCTTGTACGCTATCATCTGCTTTAATCGTACTAATTTACACTCACCCAAGGCCATTTTCTGCATACCCACATTATTAGCCTTATTCACCACTACTTGTATTCTCTTCTATATCTGCTCCACTTCCAATTATCTCTTGGTTTTTCCATCTCAAAGCCATGTTCGTGTCAAACAATCTTCAGCAACTGGGATGCTCTCTATCTCAAGCTCAACTTCTCGGAATCAAAGACAGACCAAGTTATCCGCACCTGGGGCATTTTCCAACTCAACAGGAGTTACAGGACTGGTCAACTTATCTGTTGTCGGGCTTCCAACCCCATTTGAGTACCAGAAAATTTCTCATTTTGCCGTGGATGATGCTCTGGAAAATACTAGGCTAGGGAAATCTGAAATGATATCAAGTG GAAACTATGTGAATAACGAGGTGTTCCATGACAGAGATTTCTTTGTGGGGAACTATAGGCAAATGAACAGGAGTTTGAAGATATACGTCTATTCTTACAGAAGTGACGATCCTTTTGCTAATATCCTGTTGCCTGTGAATTTTGAACCTGGGGGTAATTATGCCAGTGAGAGCTATTTCAAGAAGGTTCTTATGATCAGCCATTTCATTACAAAGGATCCTTCCAAAGCTGATCTCTTTTTTCTGCCCTTCTCGATTGCAAGATTGAGGCATGATCCAAGAGTTGGGATTCGTGGCATCCAAGACTTCATCAGAAACTATATATCTAACATCAGTCATGAGTACCCTTACTGGAATCGAAGTGGAGGTGCTGACCATTTTTATGTTGCTTGTCATTCTGTTGGACGGTCTGCCATGGAGAAAACGATTAAAGTTAAGCTCAATGCCATCCAAGTTGTATGCTCTTCCAGCTACTACGTATCAGCTTATGTTCCCCACAAAGATGCATCCTTGCCGCAGATTTGGCCAAGGCAAGGCGATAATCCAGATATTGCATCATATGAAAG GAGAACGCTGGTGTTTTTTTCTGGATCATTAAACTCCCCTGTACGGGAAAATCTTCTTCGCGTATGGGGAAACGATACAGAGATTTCTGTCCACACTGGCCACCTTGAAAAACCTTACACAGAGGAGCTTCTAAGCAGCAAATTCTGCCTTCATGTTAAAGGCTTCGAGGTGAACACGGCTCGTATCAGTGATGCACTATACTATGGGTGCGTCCCAGTGATAATTGCCAACCATTATGATCTTCCTTTTGCTGACGTACTGAATTGGAAGAGCTTCTCTGTTGTTGTTGCCACTTTAGATATACCAAAACTGAAGAAGATTCTCCAAGGCATAAGTACTGATGAATATCTTGTCCTGAAAAACAATGTCATCAATGTTAGAAAACATTTCCAGTGGCATCTTCCACCCTTTGATTATGATGCATTTTACATGGTCATGCATGAGCTATGGCTCAGACGAAGTTCCTTGAGGGTTTCGGGTGATTTTTAG